One window of the Triticum dicoccoides isolate Atlit2015 ecotype Zavitan chromosome 3B, WEW_v2.0, whole genome shotgun sequence genome contains the following:
- the LOC119279016 gene encoding soluble inorganic pyrophosphatase 4-like, which yields MAPSQEVTAATKEPSTNGNGTNGTNGTAAAAPKTKTPALNERILSSITRRSVAAHPWHDLEIGPDAPTIFNCVIEIPKGSKVKYELDKKTGLIKVDRVLYSSVVYPHNYGFIPRTLCDDSDPIDVLVIMQEPVVPGCFLRAKAIGLMPMIDQGEADDKIIAVCADDPEYRHFNDIKELPPHRLAEIRRFFEDYKKNENKEVAVNDFLPSEDAYEAIQHSMDLYATYIVEGLRR from the exons ATGGCTCCCTCACAGGAAGTCACCGCCGCCACCAAGGAGCCGTCCACCAACGGCAACGGGACCAACGGAACCAACGGCACGGCCGCAGCCGCCCCGAAGACCAAGACGCCGGCCCTCAACGAGCGGATCCTCTCCTCCATCACGCGCCGCTCGGTCGCCGCGCACCCGTGGCACGACCTGGAGATCGGCCCCGACGCGCCCACCATCTTCAACTGCGTGATCGAGATCCCCAAGGGGAGCAAGGTCAAGTACGAGCTGGACAAGAAGACGGGGCTCATCAAGGTGGACCGCGTGCTCTACTCCTCCGTCGTCTACCCGCACAACTACGGCTTCATCCCGCGCACCCTCTGCGACGACTCCGACCCCATCGACGTCCTCGTCATCATGCAGGAGCCCGTCGTCCCCGGGTGCTTCCTCCGGGCCAAGGCCATCGGCCTCATGCCCATGATCGACCAGGGCGAGGCCGACGACAAGATCATCGCCGTCTGCGCCGACGACCCCGAGTACCGCCACTTCAACGACATCAAGGAGCTGCCCCCGCACCGCCTCGCCGAGATCAGAAGATTCTTCGAGGACT ACAAGAAGAACGAGAACAAGGAGGTGGCCGTCAACGACTTCCTGCCGTCAGAGGACGCCTACGAGGCCATCCAGCACTCCAT GGATCTATATGCTACTTACATTGTGGAGGGCCTGAGAAGGTAG